A window of the Phaseolus vulgaris cultivar G19833 chromosome 5, P. vulgaris v2.0, whole genome shotgun sequence genome harbors these coding sequences:
- the LOC137834654 gene encoding uncharacterized protein isoform X2 — MFQALARDRLERLNASPSATPWMYLRVYSALLFVFMADVFWIRLCLTIYRTHGSSMYLLLFFEPFSIAFETLQAILVHGFQLLDIWLHHSACNSSDFRTPKLLNTLTAGSLLEWKGILIRNLGFFLDMATFFMALGHYLYIWRLHGMAFHLVDAVLFLNIRALLSAIVNRIKGFIKLRIALGTLHAALPDATTEELRAYDDECAICREPMAKAKKLNCNHLLYLACLRSWLDQGLTDIYTCPTCRKPLFEGVPQNEASSDAGTISSDEQLARQISAGLDRPNPSRHTMPTGLYPNQTLNTPEGVTWRGAGLDSEDTLQLLFQASNSSNLEKSLEILIQNAKSDSGRLELASKRILPAVLNIVQSLAQASHHHHHNQTFSLCFKLLRNLCAGEAANQVSFIELNGVAVVWSVLRSEAGSLGPDHRLVRWGLQVLANVSLGGKQHQRAIWEELYPIGFASLARVGTKEICDPLCMVIYTCCDGNPEWFKKLSSDDGWPVVAEIVRTASSASFDEDWLKLLLSRIFLEESQLPVLFSKLQSVDVPEGEVIESKNGQFSFEQAFLLEILSEILNERLGDVTVSKDVVLFVFGIFKKSIGVLEHAMRGKSGLPSGFTGVDVLGYSLTILRDICAQDGMRGNTKDVVDVLLSYGLIEFLLSLLGALEPPAIIRKGLKQIENQDNASCCSKPCPYKGFRRDIVALIGNCVYRRKHAQDEIRDRNGILLLLQQCVPDEDNPFLREWGLWSVRNMLWGNDENQKLVAELEIQGSADVPEINALGLQVEVDQRTRRPKLVNIPSCEKSL, encoded by the exons GATAAGGCTTTGTCTGACAATATATAGAACACACGGGTCCTCCATGTATCTGCTATTGTTCTTTGAGCCTTTCAGTATTGCTTTTGAGACCCTACAG GCCATTTTGGTACATGGATTTCAGCTACTTGACATATGGCTGCATCATTCAGCTTGCAATAGCAGTGATTTCCGAACACCTAAACTGCTTAACACATTAACTGCAG GTTCATTGTTGGAATGGAAGGGAATTCTTATTCGGAACTTGGGGTTTTTCCTAGACATGGCTACATTTTTTATGGCACTTGGCCATTACTTGTATATATGGAGGCTTCATGGAATGGCTTTCCATCTTGTAGATGCAGTGCTATTTCTAAATATACGT GCATTGCTTAGTGCAATAGTAAATCGCATAAAAGGCTTTATCAAGCTAAGGATAGCTCTAGGAACACTTCATGCAGCTCTTCCTGATGCAACAACTGAGGAGCTAAGAGCGTATGATGATGAATGTGCTATTTGTAGA GAACCAATGGCTAAGGCTAAAAAGCTAAACTGCAATCATCTCTTATATCTTGCATGTTTGAGATCTTG GTTGGATCAAGGCCTGACTGATATATATACTTGTCCAACTTGTCGAAAGCCACTTTTTGAGGGTGTGCCTCAAAATGAAGCAAGCTCTGACGCGGGAACTATATCTAGTGATGAACAGCTTGCACGCCAAATTAGTGCTGGATTGGATCGGCCAAACCCTTCTAGACATACCATGCCTACCGGATTATATCCAAATCAGACACTAAACACTCCTGAAGGTGTTACTTGGAG GGGTGCAGGGCTAGACTCAG AGGATACACTTCAGTTACTCTTTCAAGCTTCCAATTCTTCCAACTTGGAAAAGTCCTTAGAGATTCTCATTCAGAATGCCAAATCCGATTCTGGGCGTTTGGAACTGGCTTCTAAAAGGATTCTCCCTGCAGTTCTTAACATAGTCCAGTCACTTGCTCAAGCTTCACATCACCATCATCATAATCAAACCTTTTCCCTATGTTTTAAGCTCCTCAGAAACTTGTGTGCTGGAGAGGCTGCAAACCAGGTCTCATTCATTGAGCTTAATGGCGTAGCAGTTGTTTGGAGTGTTCTGAGATCAGAGGCTGGCTCATTAGGCCCTGATCATAGATTGGTTCGGTGGGGTCTGCAGGTTCTGGCCAATGTTTCTTTGGGGGGGAAACAACATCAACGTGCTATTTGGGAAGAACTTTATCCTATTGGGTTTGCTTCACTTGCTAGAGTTGGCACTAAGGAGATTTGTGACCCATTGTGTATGGTGATTTATACATGTTGTGATGGAAATCCTGAATGGTTTAAAAAGTTGTCCAGTGATGATGGCTGGCCTGTTGTGGCAGAAATAGTGAGAACAGCTTCTTCTG CTAGTTTTGATGAGGATTGGTTGAAGTTGCTCCTTTCAAGAATTTTCCTTGAAGAATCTCAATTGCCTGTGTTGTTTTCCAAATTGCAATCTGTGGATGTTCCAGAGGGTGAAGTTATTGAATCAAAAAATGGTCAGTTTTCATTTGAACAAGCATTTCTTCTGGAAATCCTATCAGAAATCTTGAATGAGCGGCTTGGAGATGTTACTGTTTCAAAGGATGttgtgttgtttgtttttgGAATTTTCAAGAAGTCTATTGGGGTTCTTGAACATGCAATGAGAGGGAAATCTGGTCTTCCTAGTGGCTTTACTGGGGTTGATGTTCTTGGCTACTCTCTTACCATATTGAGGGACATTTGTGCTCAAGATGGTATGAGAGGCAATACAAAAGATGTTGTTGATGTGCTATTATCATATGGCCTCATAGAATTTCTTTTGTCTTTGCTTGGTGCCCTTGAACCTCCAGCAATAATCAGGAAAGGGCTCAAACAAATTGAGAATCAAGATAATGCTAGTTGTTGCTCAAAACCATGCCCTTACAAGGGCTTCAGACGCGACATAGTTGCGCTAATTGGCAATTGTGTTTATAGAAGGAAGCATGCACAAGATGAAATAAGGGATAGGAATGGAATTCTACTGCTATTGCAGCAATGTGTGCCTGATGAAGACAACCCTTTCCTGAGGGAATGGGGGCTTTGGTCTGTGAGGAATATGTTGTGGGGCAATGATGAAAACCAGAAGTTAGTTGCTGAATTGGAGATTCAAGGATCTGCTGATGTGCCTGAAATTAATGCACTCGGTCTACAAGTGGAAGTTGATCAGAGAACTAGACGTCCTAAGCTTGTTAACATCCCCTCCTGTGAAAAATCACTATAG
- the LOC137834654 gene encoding uncharacterized protein isoform X3: MRMGTFLPLIVPPTIYQAGLWSTWLTVLCSLKMFQALARDRLERLNASPSATPWMYLRVYSALLFVFMADVFWIRLCLTIYRTHGSSMYLLLFFEPFSIAFETLQAILVHGFQLLDIWLHHSACNSSDFRTPKLLNTLTAGSLLEWKGILIRNLGFFLDMATFFMALGHYLYIWRLHGMAFHLVDAVLFLNIRALLSAIVNRIKGFIKLRIALGTLHAALPDATTEELRAYDDECAICREPMAKAKKLNCNHLLYLACLRSWLDQGLTDIYTCPTCRKPLFEGVPQNEASSDAGTISSDEQLARQISAGLDRPNPSRHTMPTGLYPNQTLNTPEGVTWRGAGLDSEDTLQLLFQASNSSNLEKSLEILIQNAKSDSGRLELASKRILPAVLNIVQSLAQASHHHHHNQTFSLCFKLLRNLCAGEAANQVSFIELNGVAVVWSVLRSEAGSLGPDHRLVRWGLQVLANVSLGGKQHQRAIWEELYPIGFASLARVGTKEICDPLCMVIYTCCDGNPEWFKKLSSDDGWPVVAEIVRTASSASFDEDWLKLLLSRIFLEESQLPVLFSKLQSVDVPEGEVIESKNGQFSFEQAFLLEILSEILNERLGDVTVSKDVVLFVFGIFKKSIGVLEHAMRGKSGLPSGFTGVDVLGYSLTILRDICAQDGMRGNTKDVVDVLLSYGLIEFLLSLLGALEPPAIIRKGLKQIENQDNASCCSKPCPYKGFRRDIVALIGNCVYRRKHAQDEIRDRNGILLLLQQCVPDEDNPFLREWGLWSVRNMLWGNDENQKLVAELEIQGSADVPEINALGLQVEVDQRTRRPKLVNIPSCEKSL, translated from the exons GATAAGGCTTTGTCTGACAATATATAGAACACACGGGTCCTCCATGTATCTGCTATTGTTCTTTGAGCCTTTCAGTATTGCTTTTGAGACCCTACAG GCCATTTTGGTACATGGATTTCAGCTACTTGACATATGGCTGCATCATTCAGCTTGCAATAGCAGTGATTTCCGAACACCTAAACTGCTTAACACATTAACTGCAG GTTCATTGTTGGAATGGAAGGGAATTCTTATTCGGAACTTGGGGTTTTTCCTAGACATGGCTACATTTTTTATGGCACTTGGCCATTACTTGTATATATGGAGGCTTCATGGAATGGCTTTCCATCTTGTAGATGCAGTGCTATTTCTAAATATACGT GCATTGCTTAGTGCAATAGTAAATCGCATAAAAGGCTTTATCAAGCTAAGGATAGCTCTAGGAACACTTCATGCAGCTCTTCCTGATGCAACAACTGAGGAGCTAAGAGCGTATGATGATGAATGTGCTATTTGTAGA GAACCAATGGCTAAGGCTAAAAAGCTAAACTGCAATCATCTCTTATATCTTGCATGTTTGAGATCTTG GTTGGATCAAGGCCTGACTGATATATATACTTGTCCAACTTGTCGAAAGCCACTTTTTGAGGGTGTGCCTCAAAATGAAGCAAGCTCTGACGCGGGAACTATATCTAGTGATGAACAGCTTGCACGCCAAATTAGTGCTGGATTGGATCGGCCAAACCCTTCTAGACATACCATGCCTACCGGATTATATCCAAATCAGACACTAAACACTCCTGAAGGTGTTACTTGGAG GGGTGCAGGGCTAGACTCAG AGGATACACTTCAGTTACTCTTTCAAGCTTCCAATTCTTCCAACTTGGAAAAGTCCTTAGAGATTCTCATTCAGAATGCCAAATCCGATTCTGGGCGTTTGGAACTGGCTTCTAAAAGGATTCTCCCTGCAGTTCTTAACATAGTCCAGTCACTTGCTCAAGCTTCACATCACCATCATCATAATCAAACCTTTTCCCTATGTTTTAAGCTCCTCAGAAACTTGTGTGCTGGAGAGGCTGCAAACCAGGTCTCATTCATTGAGCTTAATGGCGTAGCAGTTGTTTGGAGTGTTCTGAGATCAGAGGCTGGCTCATTAGGCCCTGATCATAGATTGGTTCGGTGGGGTCTGCAGGTTCTGGCCAATGTTTCTTTGGGGGGGAAACAACATCAACGTGCTATTTGGGAAGAACTTTATCCTATTGGGTTTGCTTCACTTGCTAGAGTTGGCACTAAGGAGATTTGTGACCCATTGTGTATGGTGATTTATACATGTTGTGATGGAAATCCTGAATGGTTTAAAAAGTTGTCCAGTGATGATGGCTGGCCTGTTGTGGCAGAAATAGTGAGAACAGCTTCTTCTG CTAGTTTTGATGAGGATTGGTTGAAGTTGCTCCTTTCAAGAATTTTCCTTGAAGAATCTCAATTGCCTGTGTTGTTTTCCAAATTGCAATCTGTGGATGTTCCAGAGGGTGAAGTTATTGAATCAAAAAATGGTCAGTTTTCATTTGAACAAGCATTTCTTCTGGAAATCCTATCAGAAATCTTGAATGAGCGGCTTGGAGATGTTACTGTTTCAAAGGATGttgtgttgtttgtttttgGAATTTTCAAGAAGTCTATTGGGGTTCTTGAACATGCAATGAGAGGGAAATCTGGTCTTCCTAGTGGCTTTACTGGGGTTGATGTTCTTGGCTACTCTCTTACCATATTGAGGGACATTTGTGCTCAAGATGGTATGAGAGGCAATACAAAAGATGTTGTTGATGTGCTATTATCATATGGCCTCATAGAATTTCTTTTGTCTTTGCTTGGTGCCCTTGAACCTCCAGCAATAATCAGGAAAGGGCTCAAACAAATTGAGAATCAAGATAATGCTAGTTGTTGCTCAAAACCATGCCCTTACAAGGGCTTCAGACGCGACATAGTTGCGCTAATTGGCAATTGTGTTTATAGAAGGAAGCATGCACAAGATGAAATAAGGGATAGGAATGGAATTCTACTGCTATTGCAGCAATGTGTGCCTGATGAAGACAACCCTTTCCTGAGGGAATGGGGGCTTTGGTCTGTGAGGAATATGTTGTGGGGCAATGATGAAAACCAGAAGTTAGTTGCTGAATTGGAGATTCAAGGATCTGCTGATGTGCCTGAAATTAATGCACTCGGTCTACAAGTGGAAGTTGATCAGAGAACTAGACGTCCTAAGCTTGTTAACATCCCCTCCTGTGAAAAATCACTATAG